The following are from one region of the Mustela lutreola isolate mMusLut2 chromosome 7, mMusLut2.pri, whole genome shotgun sequence genome:
- the ZNF770 gene encoding zinc finger protein 770, whose amino-acid sequence MMAENNLKMLKIQQCVVANKLPRNRPYICNICFKHFETPSKLARHYLIHTGQKPFECDVCHKTFRQLVHLERHQLTHNLPFKCSICQRHFKNLKTFVKHQQLHNETYQNDVKQVRRLLEAKQEKPVYGMYHTFTTEERWALHSRSKSDPTYSPTKKRKNIHACTICGKMFPSQSKLDRHALIHTGQRPFKCVLCSKSFRQSTHLKIHQLTHSEERPFQCCFCQKGFKIQSKLMKHKQIHTRNKTFQTLSLKVKSPESCPLPNKLNAKQDGFENGDIGESEENNQLDVHSIYIVPFQCPECEECFESEQILNGHKCFPARGGKIPSRLKRNYNYKTIVKKILAKLKRAGGKKLDNFRSEKKVYKNSFLKNYDLISGEQSPEQTPKTFMGSLGKRGTYKPVGNKKKKTLTLPFSWQKHFQSQNMGKNLKGILTTENMLDNSVNNKDVSIYGSSGEEFFDNCEVLQCGFSVPSENIHTGHKMCPCDKCEKVFPSISKLQRHYLIHTGQRPFGCNVCGKSFRQSAHLKRHKLTHIDKIPYRRSLCQEFENLNQLLIHPGDNVNYNASQQCQTLGFQKYEVSESDQIPEIKVKAESEDFILSTPYRNRQPYLSSALLQSEQSQHGHYCSYSGRAERNDGLLYQCSVCSKSFRSPSKLERHYLIHAGQKPFECSVCGKTFRQAPHWKRHQLTHFKE is encoded by the coding sequence ATGATggctgaaaacaatttaaaaatgctaaaGATTCAACAGTGTGTAGTAGCCAACAAACTACCTAGAAACAGGCCATATATTTGCAATATTTGCTTCAAGCACTTTGAAACACCATCAAAATTAGCTAGGCATTATCTCATTCATACTGGTCAAAAGCCATTTGAATGTGATGTGTGTCATAAAACCTTTAGGCAACTGGTTCATCTGGAGAGACATCAACTAACTCATAATCTGCCTTTTAAATGTAGCATTTGTCAACGccactttaaaaatctgaagacATTTGTGAAGCACCAACAACTTCACAATGAAACGTACCAGAATGATGTTAAACAGGTCAGAAGACTGTTGGAGGCCAAGCAAGAAAAGCCAGTATATGGGATGTATCATACTTTTACCACAGAGGAAAGATGGGCATTACACTCACGCTCTAAGTCCGATCCTACATACAGccctacaaagaaaagaaagaatattcacGCGTGTACAATCTGTGGCAAGATGTTTCCATCACAGTCAAAACTTGATAGGCATGCACTTATTCATACTGGCCAGAGGCCTTTTAAGTGTGTCTTGTGCAGTAAATCTTTCCGACAGTcaactcatttaaaaattcatcaacTCACACATTCAGAAGAAAGACCTTTTCAATGTTGTTTTTGTCAAAAAGGATTTAAGATTCAGAGCAAACTTATGAAGCATAAACAAATCCATACCAGGAATAAGACTTTTCAGACACTTTCACTAAAGGTAAAGAGTCCAGAATCCTGCCCCCTGCCTAATAAATTAAATGCAAAGCAGGATGGTTTTGAAAATGGTGATATAGGTGAATCTGAGGAGAATAATCAACTTGACGTCCACTCTATTTATATCGTCCCTTTTCAGTGTCCAGAGTGTGAAGAGTGTTTTGAATCAGAGCAGATTCTCAATGGACATAAGTGTTTTCCTGCCAGAGGTGGCAAAATTCCAAGCCGGCTCAAAAGAAACTACAACTATAAAACCATTGTGAAAAAAATCTTGGCTAAACTTAAACGTGCTGGGGGTAAGAAATTAGATAATTTTCGATCTGAGAAAAAAGTATACAAAAACAGTTTCTTGAAAAATTACGATCTTATTTCTGGTGAGCAGAGCCCTGAACAAACCCCGAAAACATTTATGGGTTCTCTTGGCAAACGTGGAACATATAAGCCAGttggcaataaaaagaagaaaacattgacTTTGCCATTTTCTTGGCAAAAGCACTTTCAGAGCCAAAATATGGGTAAAAACTTGAAAGGTATCCTTACAACAGAAAACATGTTAGATAACTCCGTGAATAATAAAGATGTATCTATCTATGGTTCATCAGGAGAGGAATTCTTTGATAACTGTGAAGTGCTTCAGTGTGGTTTTTCAGTTCCTAGTGAAAACATCCATACTGGACATAAGATGTGTCCTTGTGACAAATGTGAGAAAGTGTTTCCTTCTATATCCAAACTACAAAGACACTATTTAATTCATACTGGACAGAGACCTTTTGGCTGTAATGTTTGTGGGAAATCTTTTAGGCAGTCAGCTCACTTAAAAAGACACAAGTTAACTCATATTGATAAGATTCCTTATAGAAGATCTCTTTGCCaagaatttgaaaatttgaaCCAACTTCTTATTCATCCAGGCGATAATGTTAACTATAATGCTTCCCAAcaatgtcagactcttggtttccaaaAATACGAGGTCTCAGAGTCAGATCAGATACCAGAAATAAAAGTTAAGGCTGAATCAGAGGATTTCATTCTTAGTACCCCCTATAGGAACAGGCAGCCTTATCTCTCTAGTGCACTACTGCAATCAGAGCAGAGCCAACACGGTCATTATTGTAGTTATTCAGGGCGTGCAGAGAGGAATGATGGCCTTCTTTACCAATGCAGCGTTTGTTCCAAAAGTTTTAGATCTCCATCTAAACTTGAAAGACACTATCTAATTCATGCAGGGCAGAAGCCATTTGAATGCTCGGTTTGTGGCAAAACATTCAGACAGGCTCCTCACTGGAAAAGACATCAACTTACTCACTTTAAGGAATGA